The Neobacillus sp. PS3-34 genome has a window encoding:
- a CDS encoding EAL domain-containing protein: MIDHDNDNERVNILIVDDRPENLLALEAIIERSDYNLIKAFSGEEALIHLLKYEFAVILMDVQMPGVDGFETAKIIKARERTKNIPIIFITANNIDSKHIFTGYSVGAIDYILKPFDPFILKAKIEIFVKMYKINKKNLHQTDILIEKTKELETANKELSYKTAKLRESEALAKVISETSIDSMIIMDSKGIILNINPAFEKMFQFAKKEILGESIYLLFSNEQSRQHVKHIFEALNNMEDIMGNSILKEVKVKRKDGTLFFADLQVGKKYVKNKCIVACTIRDVTKKKQDKELITHMAYHDGLTNLPNRRLFNDQLNLELKHAKEQNKPLAILYLDMDRFKFVNDSLGHVIGDRLLQGVSKRLKEYVRANDLIARVGGDEFNIILPDTNRESAIEIAEKVLDGFKIPFIIDKYELFITTSIGISIFPYDGEDAFVLIKNADAALYRAKEQGKNMLKFFHSGMNIHSYKSFILQNELRKAIEGNELTLYFQPRIELETGSITSAEVLLRWNHPDWGVVLPSEFIPLAEETAQIVEMGEWVLKAACKQIKTWQEIGLTPIRLAVNFSPRQFLQKDLTDKIRTILSETGISAKMLEIEITESTLMENEERIINVLNDIRKMGVTISIDDFGTGYSSLSYLRKLPVHTLKIDKSFIQDISINSPDSIALVSTILSIGNSLNMSVIAEGVETEEQLGILKTHHCKEIQGYLICRPVPEKEFELFMLNRPDQQGPLKKESFPNGVNNPNSLDKKIENPDQKQEILNGALSRTKDLYAISSREMEVFKLIIDGLSNKEISEKLFISEHTVKNHITRILQKLNVSDRLQAMAIIYQTCIEESQNLLIQ; this comes from the coding sequence ATGATTGATCATGATAATGATAATGAAAGAGTTAACATATTGATTGTAGATGATCGTCCTGAAAATTTATTAGCTTTAGAGGCTATCATTGAGCGAAGTGATTACAATCTTATTAAAGCATTTTCGGGTGAGGAAGCTTTGATTCATTTATTAAAATATGAATTTGCTGTCATCCTAATGGATGTCCAAATGCCAGGAGTGGACGGCTTTGAAACGGCCAAAATAATAAAAGCACGGGAGAGGACAAAAAACATTCCTATTATTTTTATTACAGCTAATAATATAGACTCAAAACATATTTTTACAGGCTATTCTGTAGGAGCTATCGATTATATTCTAAAGCCATTTGATCCCTTTATTTTAAAGGCCAAGATTGAAATTTTTGTGAAAATGTATAAAATCAACAAAAAAAATCTTCATCAAACAGATATTTTAATAGAGAAAACAAAAGAGCTGGAGACAGCAAATAAAGAACTTTCCTATAAAACTGCCAAATTGCGTGAATCAGAAGCATTAGCAAAGGTCATAAGTGAAACCTCTATCGATTCAATGATTATTATGGATAGCAAAGGAATCATTCTAAATATTAACCCTGCTTTTGAGAAGATGTTCCAATTTGCGAAAAAGGAAATATTGGGTGAAAGTATATACCTGCTTTTTTCTAATGAACAATCTAGGCAGCATGTAAAACATATTTTTGAAGCTTTAAATAATATGGAAGATATAATGGGTAACTCCATTTTAAAAGAAGTTAAAGTTAAGCGGAAAGATGGGACATTATTTTTCGCAGATCTTCAAGTCGGAAAAAAGTATGTTAAAAATAAGTGCATTGTCGCTTGTACCATTCGGGATGTTACGAAAAAAAAGCAGGATAAGGAATTAATAACACATATGGCCTATCATGATGGCCTAACCAACTTACCTAATAGACGGCTATTTAACGATCAGTTAAATTTGGAATTAAAACATGCAAAAGAGCAAAATAAACCATTAGCTATTTTGTATCTGGATATGGACAGATTTAAATTTGTAAATGATTCTCTTGGACATGTTATCGGGGACAGGCTTCTTCAAGGAGTGTCAAAGAGATTGAAAGAATATGTGCGTGCTAATGATTTGATTGCAAGAGTAGGCGGAGATGAATTCAATATTATATTACCCGACACAAATAGAGAGAGTGCAATTGAGATTGCGGAGAAGGTTTTGGACGGTTTTAAGATTCCATTTATCATTGATAAATACGAATTATTTATTACAACAAGCATTGGAATCAGTATTTTTCCGTATGATGGTGAGGATGCATTTGTATTAATTAAGAATGCTGATGCCGCATTATACCGGGCAAAAGAGCAGGGCAAAAACATGCTCAAATTTTTTCATTCTGGTATGAATATTCATTCATATAAATCCTTTATCCTGCAAAACGAATTGAGAAAAGCAATTGAGGGCAATGAGTTGACTCTTTACTTTCAACCGAGAATTGAACTTGAGACAGGAAGCATTACAAGTGCTGAGGTTTTATTACGTTGGAACCACCCGGATTGGGGAGTCGTATTACCATCTGAATTCATTCCATTGGCTGAGGAGACAGCGCAAATTGTCGAAATGGGCGAGTGGGTCTTAAAAGCTGCGTGTAAACAAATTAAAACCTGGCAGGAAATTGGATTAACGCCAATCCGTCTTGCTGTAAATTTCTCACCAAGGCAATTTTTACAAAAGGATTTAACAGATAAAATAAGAACGATCTTAAGTGAAACTGGTATTAGTGCAAAAATGTTAGAGATTGAAATAACAGAATCAACGTTAATGGAAAACGAGGAAAGAATCATAAATGTTTTAAACGATATTAGAAAGATGGGAGTTACCATCAGTATCGATGACTTTGGGACGGGCTATTCTTCCTTAAGCTATTTAAGGAAACTGCCGGTCCATACGTTAAAGATTGATAAGTCTTTCATTCAAGACATTTCAATCAATTCTCCTGACAGCATCGCGTTAGTATCAACGATACTGTCAATAGGCAACAGTTTAAATATGTCGGTCATTGCTGAAGGTGTTGAAACGGAAGAACAATTAGGAATTTTAAAAACGCATCATTGCAAGGAGATTCAAGGTTATTTAATCTGTCGTCCTGTTCCAGAAAAGGAATTCGAACTTTTTATGTTAAATAGGCCAGATCAACAAGGACCACTTAAAAAAGAGTCATTTCCTAATGGGGTAAATAATCCGAATAGTCTTGATAAAAAGATTGAGAATCCAGATCAAAAACAGGAAATCCTTAATGGGGCACTTTCACGCACAAAAGATTTGTACGCTATTTCTTCCCGAGAAATGGAGGTTTTTAAGTTAATCATCGATGGTCTAAGTAATAAAGAGATCTCAGAAAAGTTATTTATTAGTGAACATACAGTGAAGAATCATATTACTCGTATTTTACAAAAATTAAATGTTTCAGATCGTCTCCAGGCAATGGCCATCATCTATCAAACATGCATAGAAGAAAGCCAAAACCTTTTAATTCAGTAA